The following are encoded in a window of Acidobacteriota bacterium genomic DNA:
- a CDS encoding aldehyde dehydrogenase family protein, protein MTRLAVRKTWKLYIGGDFPRSESGRYYPVHSEGGDELLANVSRSSRKDLRNAVAAARKAFPGWSGRTAYNRGQILYRMAEVAEARSAELVDEVARSGSARADARKEVAASIDRLVHYAGWADKYQQLFGSVNPVAGPFYNFSTLEPTGVVGIVAPRESALLGLISRVAPAIVAGNTVVVLASEGRPLPAITFAEILATSDLPGGVVNILTGFSDELASWLAGHMDVNAIDISGLEQEKLAEAVHLAAENVKRMVRDDRIDWFSDSAQSPYHIAEFQEVKTVWHPMGT, encoded by the coding sequence ATGACACGCCTGGCGGTGAGGAAGACGTGGAAGCTCTACATCGGTGGAGATTTCCCGCGAAGCGAATCAGGACGGTATTATCCGGTCCATTCCGAGGGAGGAGACGAGTTGCTCGCGAACGTATCCCGAAGCTCACGGAAGGATTTGCGGAACGCGGTTGCAGCAGCCCGGAAGGCATTTCCCGGCTGGAGTGGACGAACGGCATACAACCGCGGCCAGATTCTCTACCGGATGGCAGAGGTGGCCGAGGCGCGCAGCGCCGAACTGGTCGACGAGGTCGCACGCTCCGGTTCAGCACGCGCCGACGCCCGGAAGGAAGTCGCCGCCTCGATCGATCGGCTCGTGCATTACGCCGGTTGGGCCGACAAGTATCAGCAGCTGTTCGGATCGGTGAATCCGGTGGCTGGCCCCTTCTACAACTTTTCCACTCTGGAACCGACCGGTGTGGTGGGAATAGTCGCGCCGCGCGAGAGCGCGCTGCTGGGGCTGATCTCGCGGGTCGCTCCTGCGATCGTCGCCGGCAACACGGTCGTGGTTCTGGCATCCGAGGGGCGCCCGCTCCCGGCCATCACGTTCGCGGAGATTCTCGCGACGAGCGACCTGCCGGGAGGCGTCGTCAACATTCTGACGGGCTTCAGTGACGAGCTCGCTTCGTGGCTGGCAGGCCATATGGATGTGAATGCGATCGATATTTCGGGCTTGGAACAGGAAAAGTTGGCCGAGGCAGTGCATCTTGCTGCCGAGAACGTGAAACGGATGGTCAGAGACGACAGAATAGATTGGTTTTCGGATTCAGCGCAGTCCCCGTACCATATTGCCGAATTTCAGGAAGTGAAAACAGTCTGGCATCCGATGGGCACCTGA
- a CDS encoding hypoxanthine phosphoribosyltransferase, which produces METIHSADEIATRVAELGRQIRTDAGNETITLIGILKGTTVFLADLIRQIEEPVNYELMNVVRSVADTKTAEALQINFITNFFLEGRKMILLKDVVSTGVIETYLLNQLRQKSGAEIKLAALLDRPEMRTVPLEVDYAAFSVAPGSYVGYGLELDNRYSNYRDIRRL; this is translated from the coding sequence ATGGAGACGATTCACAGCGCCGATGAGATCGCGACTCGGGTGGCCGAGCTCGGACGTCAGATCCGCACCGACGCCGGGAACGAAACGATCACCCTGATCGGCATTCTGAAGGGAACCACCGTCTTTCTGGCTGACCTGATCCGCCAGATCGAGGAGCCCGTCAACTACGAGCTGATGAACGTGGTCAGAAGCGTGGCGGATACCAAGACCGCGGAGGCACTCCAGATCAACTTCATCACGAACTTCTTTCTGGAAGGACGGAAAATGATCCTTCTGAAGGACGTGGTATCCACAGGAGTCATCGAAACGTACCTCCTGAACCAGCTCCGTCAGAAGTCGGGCGCCGAGATCAAGCTCGCGGCGTTGCTCGACCGGCCGGAAATGCGCACCGTGCCCCTCGAGGTCGACTACGCAGCGTTTTCCGTAGCCCCGGGATCCTACGTCGGATACGGTCTGGAGCTCGATAACCGCTACAGCAACTACCGCGACATCCGCCGGCTCTGA
- a CDS encoding aldehyde dehydrogenase family protein: protein MTSQALDRLQPGPAVPSAFEWDYAPAPEATDHFTLDDRYGHFIGGSMVPPAKGRWFETINPATEATLAEVAEGTAEDIDRAVAAARKAYRSWSRLKPLERGKYIYRIARLIQEKSRALAVIETLNGGKPIKESRDIDIPLAAAHFFYYAGWADKLEYAFPNRNVSPLGVAGQIIPWNFPLLMAAWKIAPALATGNTVVLKPAETTPLTSLMLAEIIQEAGLPDGVVNIVTGAGETGASLVNHAGVDKIAFTGSTEVGKRIQRAIAGTKKKLTLELGGKAPNIVFEDAPIDQAVEGIVNGIYFNQGHVCCAGSRLFVQESVLEPVIRKLRDRIGTLRVGDPLDKNTDVGAINSQAQLDRIRELVESGVEEGAEIWQPECELPERGFWFKPTFFTGVAQSHRIAQEEIFGPVLSVLTFRTPEEAIERANNTPYGLSAGVWTEKGSRILEIARRLRAGVVWANTYNKFDPSSPFGGYKESGFGREGGLHGLRPYVELS from the coding sequence ATGACGTCGCAGGCGCTCGACCGCCTCCAGCCTGGTCCGGCCGTACCCTCGGCGTTCGAATGGGACTACGCTCCGGCACCCGAAGCGACCGACCACTTCACTCTCGACGACCGTTATGGTCATTTCATCGGTGGATCGATGGTTCCGCCCGCCAAAGGCCGCTGGTTCGAGACGATCAATCCGGCGACCGAGGCAACGCTTGCGGAGGTAGCGGAGGGCACGGCGGAGGACATTGATCGAGCCGTCGCCGCCGCGAGGAAAGCTTACCGGAGCTGGAGCCGTTTGAAACCGCTCGAACGGGGGAAATACATCTATCGAATCGCCCGGCTCATCCAGGAGAAGAGCCGCGCGCTCGCGGTCATCGAAACGCTGAACGGTGGCAAGCCGATCAAGGAGTCCCGGGACATCGACATTCCGCTGGCCGCCGCTCACTTCTTTTACTATGCCGGCTGGGCCGACAAGCTCGAGTACGCCTTTCCGAACCGGAACGTCTCTCCCCTCGGAGTCGCCGGGCAGATCATCCCGTGGAACTTTCCGCTCCTGATGGCTGCCTGGAAAATCGCGCCGGCGCTCGCGACGGGAAATACGGTCGTGCTCAAGCCGGCGGAAACGACCCCTCTGACGTCGCTGATGCTCGCAGAGATCATTCAGGAGGCGGGCCTCCCCGACGGAGTCGTCAACATCGTCACCGGGGCGGGAGAGACGGGTGCGTCGCTGGTGAACCACGCCGGCGTGGACAAAATCGCATTCACCGGATCCACCGAGGTGGGCAAGCGGATCCAGCGCGCGATCGCGGGGACGAAGAAGAAGCTGACTCTCGAGCTCGGCGGGAAGGCGCCCAACATCGTCTTCGAGGATGCACCGATCGATCAGGCGGTCGAAGGAATCGTCAACGGAATCTACTTCAATCAGGGACACGTCTGCTGCGCGGGCTCGAGGCTCTTCGTACAGGAGTCGGTGCTCGAGCCCGTGATCAGGAAGCTGCGCGATCGGATAGGAACGCTGCGGGTCGGCGATCCTCTCGACAAGAACACCGATGTGGGCGCGATCAACTCGCAGGCGCAACTCGACAGGATCCGGGAGCTCGTCGAAAGCGGCGTCGAGGAAGGTGCCGAGATCTGGCAGCCGGAGTGCGAGCTGCCGGAGCGGGGCTTCTGGTTCAAGCCGACGTTCTTCACGGGTGTCGCCCAGTCGCACCGGATCGCCCAGGAAGAAATCTTCGGTCCCGTCCTCTCGGTGCTGACCTTCCGTACGCCTGAAGAAGCAATCGAGCGGGCGAACAACACTCCCTACGGGCTCTCCGCCGGGGTCTGGACGGAAAAGGGCTCGCGGATCCTCGAGATCGCCCGCAGATTGAGGGCCGGTGTGGTCTGGGCCAACACGTACAACAAGTTCGATCCTTCGTCTCCGTTCGGAGGCTACAAGGAATCCGGGTTCGGGCGCGAAGGGGGGCTTCACGGTCTTCGCCCTTACGTGGAGCTCTCGTGA
- a CDS encoding SWIB/MDM2 domain-containing protein, which yields MKEVQPSPELAEIVGSTPLPRTQVTKKVWDYIKKHNLQDPKNKRMINADAKLKPVFNGKAQVSMFEMTKLISNHLS from the coding sequence ATGAAAGAAGTGCAGCCGAGCCCGGAGCTCGCTGAGATCGTGGGCAGCACTCCGTTGCCGAGGACCCAGGTGACCAAGAAAGTCTGGGATTACATCAAGAAGCACAACCTGCAGGATCCGAAGAACAAGCGAATGATCAACGCCGACGCGAAGCTGAAGCCGGTGTTCAACGGCAAGGCGCAGGTCTCGATGTTCGAGATGACCAAGCTCATCAGTAACCATCTGAGCTGA
- the ftsH gene encoding ATP-dependent zinc metalloprotease FtsH produces the protein MDSKVKTALLWVVIFALVFFLWNVFQKQQEAMTEISYSEFLTKVEDGEVRNIIIEGNKIQGTFGEDEKPFQTLAIVNDDLLADLRERRVDMEVREPRDSSFVTALITWAPILFLIGLWIFFMRQMQAGGNKALSFGKSKAKLLSGAAKKITFKDVAGVDEAKVELHEIIEFLREPQKFTKLGGKIPKGVLLMGPPGTGKTLLARAIAGEANVPFFSISGSDFVEMFVGVGASRVRDLFEQGKKNAPCIIFIDEIDAVGRHRGAGLGGGHDEREQTLNQLLVEMDGFEGNDGVIIVAGTNRPDVLDPALLRPGRFDRRIVVDLPDLKGREGILRVHTRNIPLSEDVDLSVLARGTPGFSGADLANLVNEAALNAARYDRKRVAMADFEYAKDKVMMGVERKSMVMSNREKRITAYHEAGHTIVAAVLPHADPLHKVTIIPRGRALGVTQQLPTEDKYSYSRNYLDSTLAVLMGGRIAEEMFIGEITTGAGNDIEKASGMARRMVCEWGMSELGPISFGRNNDPVFLGRDFNQSQEFSESTAQQIDAEVRQIIDRAYKTSKKIITDYKKALERIAENLLEKETLDGAEVNRILHEETGRDFFSEKDSSSHEVQDEITIAPGPEGSSDVPVPEPA, from the coding sequence TTGGATTCGAAAGTTAAAACAGCGCTTCTCTGGGTGGTGATCTTCGCGCTCGTCTTCTTCCTCTGGAACGTGTTCCAGAAGCAGCAGGAAGCGATGACCGAAATCAGCTACAGCGAGTTTCTGACGAAGGTCGAAGACGGCGAAGTCCGAAACATCATCATCGAAGGGAACAAGATCCAGGGAACGTTCGGCGAGGACGAAAAACCCTTCCAGACCCTTGCGATCGTCAACGACGATCTTCTGGCGGATCTCCGCGAACGGCGGGTCGACATGGAGGTGAGGGAGCCCCGCGACAGCTCTTTCGTCACGGCTCTGATTACCTGGGCCCCGATTCTCTTCCTGATCGGCCTCTGGATCTTCTTCATGCGCCAGATGCAGGCCGGTGGGAACAAGGCCCTTTCGTTCGGAAAGTCCAAAGCGAAACTCCTCTCCGGTGCCGCAAAGAAGATCACCTTCAAGGACGTCGCGGGCGTCGACGAGGCGAAGGTCGAGCTCCACGAGATCATCGAGTTCCTCCGGGAGCCGCAGAAATTCACCAAGCTCGGCGGTAAGATTCCGAAGGGCGTCCTTCTGATGGGCCCCCCGGGAACAGGAAAGACCCTCCTCGCCCGGGCGATCGCTGGCGAGGCGAACGTCCCCTTTTTCTCGATCAGCGGTTCCGACTTCGTCGAGATGTTCGTGGGCGTCGGAGCATCGCGCGTCCGTGATCTGTTCGAGCAGGGGAAGAAGAATGCCCCCTGCATCATCTTCATCGACGAGATCGACGCCGTGGGGCGTCATCGGGGCGCCGGACTCGGCGGTGGACACGACGAGCGCGAGCAGACGCTGAATCAGCTTCTGGTCGAGATGGACGGTTTCGAGGGCAACGACGGCGTCATCATCGTCGCCGGCACCAACCGCCCGGACGTGCTCGATCCCGCGCTGCTCCGGCCCGGACGGTTCGATCGCCGGATCGTCGTCGATCTTCCCGATCTGAAAGGCCGCGAGGGCATCCTCCGCGTCCACACACGCAACATCCCGCTTTCCGAGGACGTCGATCTCTCGGTTCTGGCCCGCGGAACTCCCGGTTTCTCCGGTGCCGATCTCGCCAACCTCGTCAATGAGGCGGCTCTGAACGCGGCTCGTTACGACCGCAAGCGCGTCGCCATGGCCGACTTCGAGTACGCCAAAGACAAGGTGATGATGGGAGTCGAGCGGAAGAGCATGGTGATGTCCAACCGTGAAAAGCGAATCACTGCCTATCACGAGGCCGGGCACACGATCGTCGCTGCCGTGCTTCCACACGCCGATCCGCTTCACAAGGTGACGATCATTCCTCGAGGGCGCGCTCTCGGTGTCACACAGCAGCTGCCCACCGAGGACAAGTACTCGTACTCGCGAAACTATCTGGACTCGACGCTGGCCGTCCTGATGGGAGGGAGGATCGCCGAGGAGATGTTCATCGGCGAGATCACCACAGGCGCCGGAAATGACATCGAGAAGGCTTCCGGTATGGCACGCCGCATGGTCTGCGAATGGGGGATGAGCGAGCTCGGACCGATTTCGTTCGGACGAAATAATGATCCCGTCTTTCTCGGACGCGACTTCAACCAGAGCCAGGAATTCTCCGAGTCTACGGCACAGCAGATCGACGCCGAGGTGCGGCAGATCATCGATCGTGCCTACAAGACTTCAAAAAAGATCATCACTGACTACAAGAAGGCCCTCGAGCGGATCGCCGAAAACCTGCTCGAGAAGGAAACGCTCGACGGAGCGGAAGTCAACCGGATCCTCCATGAGGAGACCGGCCGCGATTTCTTCTCCGAGAAAGACTCCAGCTCGCACGAAGTTCAGGACGAGATTACGATCGCTCCCGGGCCCGAAGGATCTTCGGACGTTCCGGTACCGGAACCGGCCTGA
- the tilS gene encoding tRNA lysidine(34) synthetase TilS has translation MSEVRARIRRFLDELNPPVRRLIVAFSGGGDSTALLTHLAGESGSGIDLLAVHINHRLRGAESDEDEAWACAYAADLGVDFESVVAEPDPEVIRRSGVEAAARTARYAALEDVRARLRFDYIATAHVLEDQAETVLMKLLDRGNIFSLRGIRSRRGRLIRPVLDMPRSALVDLHSSSGVTARRDRMNFDRRFLRPRVRHEILPLLREQSESIDEQLSAVANAVDALFESSRSAIAEVSVVWHRAESSSTIPISALPDEPWLLHEVLARELRRFRPKGRNISLSRLERELGRGGKVSVGEGIDAILRAGELTLVDTAVTVAPWSYPVVIGEPRAVPDIAATVTVELAPGDHTEATTNDQRTTQLLGLETAGGEIELRNRRPGDRFQPLGMTGHRKLKDVLIDRRVPRSERDRIPLLVIDGVVAWIPGVEVSERFRVEEGRDLLRVSIDYDRAQTERD, from the coding sequence ATGTCCGAAGTTCGCGCGAGGATCCGGCGGTTCCTGGACGAGCTGAATCCTCCGGTTCGACGTCTCATCGTCGCATTCTCCGGAGGCGGCGACTCGACTGCTCTTCTCACCCATCTCGCCGGAGAGTCGGGCTCCGGAATCGATCTTCTCGCGGTCCACATCAACCACCGCCTCCGCGGTGCGGAATCGGATGAGGACGAAGCCTGGGCCTGCGCGTACGCCGCGGACCTGGGGGTCGATTTCGAATCCGTCGTCGCGGAGCCCGATCCCGAAGTCATCCGTCGGAGCGGCGTCGAGGCGGCCGCGCGCACGGCGCGGTATGCCGCACTCGAAGACGTTCGGGCCCGGCTCCGATTCGACTACATTGCAACGGCTCACGTGCTGGAGGACCAGGCCGAGACTGTCCTGATGAAGCTGCTCGATCGCGGAAACATCTTCTCTCTGCGAGGGATCCGTTCGCGACGTGGCCGGCTCATCCGGCCGGTTCTCGACATGCCGCGAAGCGCCCTGGTCGATCTCCACTCGAGCTCCGGAGTGACGGCCCGGCGTGACCGGATGAACTTCGATCGGAGGTTTCTGAGGCCGAGGGTCCGTCACGAGATCCTTCCGCTTCTCCGGGAACAATCGGAATCGATCGACGAGCAGCTGTCGGCCGTTGCGAATGCGGTTGACGCGCTGTTCGAGAGCTCCCGCTCCGCGATCGCGGAGGTATCCGTCGTCTGGCATCGGGCGGAAAGCTCCTCGACGATTCCGATTTCCGCACTGCCGGACGAGCCGTGGCTGCTGCATGAGGTTCTGGCGCGGGAGCTCCGAAGATTCCGTCCTAAAGGACGAAATATCAGCCTGTCACGCTTGGAGCGGGAGCTCGGTCGTGGCGGGAAGGTCTCCGTGGGCGAGGGAATCGACGCGATCCTTCGCGCCGGCGAGCTGACACTCGTCGACACGGCGGTGACCGTTGCTCCCTGGAGCTACCCCGTCGTCATCGGAGAGCCGCGCGCCGTGCCGGACATCGCCGCGACGGTAACGGTCGAGCTCGCTCCCGGGGATCACACAGAGGCGACGACCAACGACCAGCGGACGACCCAGCTCCTGGGCCTCGAGACCGCGGGAGGCGAAATCGAGCTCCGAAACCGCCGGCCGGGCGACCGGTTTCAACCCCTCGGCATGACCGGGCACCGGAAGCTCAAGGACGTCCTGATCGATCGGCGCGTTCCGCGCTCCGAGCGAGACCGCATTCCACTGCTCGTCATCGACGGAGTCGTCGCCTGGATTCCCGGAGTCGAAGTCTCCGAGCGATTCCGTGTCGAAGAAGGTCGCGATCTGCTCCGGGTCTCGATAGACTATGATCGAGCGCAGACCGAAAGAGACTGA
- the deoC gene encoding deoxyribose-phosphate aldolase — MTELLETTGGRDPLPGRSLNDALALVRPVDEVAVTERASSLAKRSIKKASKIEGLRTIISMIDLTTLEGKDSPGKIFALCRKAIRPDPSDASIPHVGAVCVYPSLIAHVARVLEGSGVHVASVATGFPSGQTWTDLKVDETRRAVAAGADEIDMVINRNAFLSGRLQDVFDEIVAVKEASGPAHLKVILETGELESYDQVRKASMIAMYAGADFIKTSTGKAKTNATLPVTLVMLEAIRDFHYETGHRVGMKPAGGIATSKLALAYLVLLFETLGPEWMTPDLFRFGASSLLNDVLMQIRKERTGRYQSSDYFTLD; from the coding sequence ATGACCGAGCTCCTGGAAACGACCGGCGGAAGAGACCCGCTGCCCGGCCGTAGTCTCAATGATGCGCTCGCGCTCGTGCGACCGGTCGATGAGGTGGCCGTCACGGAGCGCGCGAGCTCGCTCGCAAAGCGGTCCATCAAGAAAGCTTCCAAGATCGAGGGCCTCAGGACGATCATCTCGATGATCGATCTGACGACGCTCGAAGGGAAGGACTCCCCCGGCAAGATTTTCGCCCTCTGCCGGAAGGCGATTCGCCCCGATCCTTCCGATGCGTCGATTCCCCATGTCGGGGCGGTCTGCGTCTACCCGAGCCTGATCGCCCACGTCGCCCGGGTTCTCGAGGGCTCGGGCGTCCACGTCGCCTCGGTGGCGACCGGGTTCCCAAGCGGTCAGACCTGGACCGACCTCAAGGTCGACGAGACCCGCAGAGCCGTCGCCGCCGGAGCCGACGAGATCGACATGGTGATCAACCGCAACGCCTTCTTGAGCGGGCGCCTTCAGGACGTGTTCGACGAGATCGTCGCGGTCAAGGAGGCCAGTGGCCCTGCCCACCTCAAGGTGATCCTGGAGACCGGCGAGCTGGAGAGCTACGACCAGGTGAGGAAAGCCTCGATGATCGCGATGTACGCCGGTGCGGATTTCATCAAGACTTCCACCGGGAAGGCGAAGACGAATGCCACGCTTCCCGTGACGCTCGTGATGCTGGAGGCGATTCGGGATTTCCACTACGAGACCGGCCACCGGGTGGGCATGAAGCCTGCCGGGGGAATCGCGACATCGAAGCTCGCCCTTGCGTATCTGGTTCTGCTTTTCGAGACGCTCGGGCCTGAATGGATGACGCCCGATCTTTTCCGGTTCGGCGCCAGCTCGCTTCTGAACGATGTATTGATGCAGATCCGCAAGGAGCGGACCGGGCGCTATCAGTCGTCCGACTACTTCACACTCGATTGA